A single genomic interval of Spirosoma linguale DSM 74 harbors:
- a CDS encoding protein of unknown function DUF423 (PFAM: protein of unknown function DUF423~KEGG: noc:Noc_2079 hypothetical protein), with translation MKFFIQSGAILGLLGVGLGAFGAHALRTMLDASGRTATFETAVKYQFYHALALVLIGLLMHTFGSNPTIVKLLNWSGYSILGGVLIFSGSLYILCFTGITWLGAITPIGGLGMIAGWALLLWAFL, from the coding sequence ATGAAATTCTTTATTCAATCCGGGGCCATTCTGGGCCTGTTGGGTGTTGGTCTCGGCGCGTTTGGGGCACATGCCCTGCGCACTATGCTCGATGCATCGGGCCGCACGGCTACATTCGAAACCGCTGTTAAGTATCAGTTTTACCACGCTTTAGCGCTCGTCCTGATTGGGTTGCTGATGCATACGTTTGGTAGTAACCCCACGATTGTGAAGCTGCTCAACTGGTCGGGCTATTCAATTTTGGGCGGTGTCCTTATTTTTTCGGGCTCGCTGTATATTCTGTGCTTCACCGGAATCACCTGGCTGGGCGCCATAACGCCCATTGGCGGCCTCGGCATGATTGCCGGCTGGGCACTGCTGCTGTGGGCCTTTTTATAA
- a CDS encoding peptide chain release factor 3 (TIGRFAM: peptide chain release factor 3; small GTP- binding protein~PFAM: protein synthesis factor GTP-binding~KEGG: dps:DP2819 peptide chain release factor 3), which yields MQTNIQAETARRRTFAIISHPDAGKTTLTEKLLLFGGAIQTAGAVKSNKIKKTATSDFMEIEKQRGISVATSVMTFEYHDLKINILDTPGHKDFAEDTYRTLTAVDSVILVIDCVKGVEEQTERLMEVCRMRDTPVIIFINKLDREGQNPFDLLDELEEKLSIRVRPMTWPVNMGSDFKGVYSLIEKKLYFFKANKTKVEADVLPIDLADDLLDAKVGQRDAAQLREDVELIDGVYDSFDRQAYLDGKLAPVFFGSAVNNFGVKELLEGFCDISPEPIARPTDKREVLPGEKNFSGFVFKIHANLDPRHRDRIAFLRICSGVFERNKFYHHTRLDKNVRFASPFSFMADSKSVVEEGFPGDVVGLYDTGTFKIGDTLTEGEELQFQGIPSFSPEIFKELVNLDPMKSKQLDKGIQQLTDEGVAQLFNLELGNRKIVGTVGELQFEVIQYRLENEYGAKCRWVHLNYTKACWITAENPAKLAEFIRLKGNQIAYDKDQNPVFLAESDWMLRMNQQNNPDVTFHLTSEFKVAA from the coding sequence ATGCAAACGAATATACAGGCTGAAACGGCCCGTCGACGGACGTTCGCCATCATTAGTCACCCTGATGCCGGTAAAACAACGCTCACTGAAAAGCTCCTGCTTTTTGGGGGCGCTATTCAAACGGCCGGGGCTGTAAAGTCTAACAAAATAAAGAAAACCGCCACCTCCGATTTCATGGAAATTGAGAAGCAGCGCGGTATTTCGGTGGCAACGTCGGTAATGACGTTCGAGTACCACGATCTGAAGATTAATATTCTCGATACACCGGGGCACAAAGATTTCGCGGAAGATACGTACCGGACGCTTACCGCTGTAGACAGCGTTATTCTGGTGATCGACTGCGTAAAAGGGGTTGAGGAACAAACGGAGCGGTTGATGGAAGTGTGCCGGATGCGCGATACGCCAGTAATCATTTTCATCAATAAACTTGACCGCGAAGGACAAAATCCGTTCGACCTGCTCGATGAGCTGGAAGAAAAACTGAGCATTCGGGTTCGTCCTATGACCTGGCCGGTCAATATGGGTTCTGATTTTAAAGGCGTCTATAGCCTGATCGAGAAAAAGTTATATTTCTTTAAAGCCAACAAAACTAAAGTAGAGGCCGATGTTCTACCCATTGACCTGGCCGATGATCTGCTCGATGCAAAAGTGGGGCAGCGAGACGCAGCTCAGCTTCGCGAAGATGTTGAGCTGATTGATGGCGTGTACGATAGTTTCGACCGGCAGGCGTACTTGGATGGTAAACTGGCTCCTGTGTTCTTCGGATCGGCGGTAAACAACTTCGGGGTAAAGGAACTGCTCGAAGGTTTCTGCGATATCTCACCGGAACCCATCGCGCGCCCAACCGACAAACGGGAAGTGCTGCCCGGCGAAAAGAACTTCAGCGGCTTTGTTTTCAAAATACACGCCAACCTCGACCCGCGCCACCGCGACCGTATTGCGTTCCTGCGGATATGCTCGGGGGTATTTGAACGGAACAAGTTCTACCACCATACCCGTCTGGACAAAAATGTTCGGTTTGCCAGCCCGTTCAGTTTCATGGCAGATAGTAAGAGTGTAGTCGAAGAAGGGTTTCCCGGCGATGTAGTCGGCCTGTACGATACAGGTACCTTCAAAATTGGTGATACCCTGACAGAAGGCGAGGAACTTCAGTTTCAGGGAATTCCGAGCTTTTCGCCCGAAATCTTTAAAGAACTGGTGAACCTGGACCCCATGAAGTCGAAGCAGTTGGATAAAGGAATTCAACAGTTGACCGATGAAGGTGTCGCTCAGTTATTCAATCTGGAGTTAGGTAACCGGAAAATTGTTGGAACGGTAGGAGAGCTTCAGTTTGAAGTAATTCAGTATCGCCTGGAAAACGAATACGGAGCCAAATGCCGGTGGGTACACCTGAACTACACAAAAGCCTGCTGGATTACGGCCGAGAACCCGGCCAAACTGGCGGAGTTCATTCGCCTGAAAGGAAATCAGATTGCATACGACAAAGACCAGAATCCGGTCTTCCTCGCCGAGTCGGATTGGATGCTTCGCATGAATCAGCAGAATAACCCGGACGTTACGTTCCACCTGACTTCGGAGTTTAAGGTCGCAGCCTGA
- a CDS encoding hypothetical protein (KEGG: Dpse_macoilin; GA15809 gene product from transcript GA15809-RA) — MIHSFATVALVLALAGTAAAQQKQPRRTNDNKSATGTVSSNDAARSNPSAANTHDGTNGASTGTGLTNDQYQANGSSPNRGTTKVDAASSVRTGPSNVKAKKKTPKESNQ; from the coding sequence ATGATTCATTCATTCGCAACCGTTGCGCTGGTGCTGGCACTTGCCGGAACAGCCGCTGCTCAACAAAAGCAGCCACGTCGTACCAATGACAACAAATCGGCGACGGGTACCGTCTCGTCCAACGATGCTGCCCGCTCAAACCCGTCGGCGGCCAATACCCACGACGGAACTAACGGAGCCTCAACTGGTACCGGTCTGACTAACGACCAGTATCAGGCAAACGGCAGTTCGCCAAACCGTGGCACTACCAAAGTAGATGCTGCCAGTAGTGTTAGAACCGGCCCATCGAACGTGAAGGCAAAGAAGAAAACGCCTAAGGAATCGAACCAGTAG
- a CDS encoding ABC transporter related protein (PFAM: ABC transporter related~SMART: AAA ATPase~KEGG: abu:Abu_1851 ABC transporter, ATP-binding protein), giving the protein MIEFHDLSFGYKRGKPLYEGLNLTLSPGSIYGLLGPNGAGKSTLLRLLSGLLYPKAGFIKVGDYMPRDRQPSFLEDLFLVPEEFYLPAVRINQFVETNAPFYPSFDYAKMAGYIREFGLTGNQKLNELSYGQKKKVLIGFGLATNTAVLLMDEPTNGLDIPSKSQFRRLVAGAVNENRTVVISTHQVRDLEALIDPIVILAERSRSHMTVALKATVEEVTARLWFGLVPELDKNRAILYSERAVGGYAIVAENPTGEPSRLDLERLFNAVQAEPARIQQLFSATSTLVNA; this is encoded by the coding sequence ATGATTGAGTTTCACGACTTGTCGTTTGGCTATAAGCGGGGTAAACCGCTGTACGAAGGACTGAATCTGACGCTTTCGCCCGGTTCTATTTATGGGTTGCTCGGGCCAAATGGTGCCGGGAAGTCAACTCTGTTGCGGTTATTGTCGGGCTTGCTGTATCCCAAAGCCGGGTTTATTAAGGTGGGGGATTATATGCCCAGGGACCGGCAACCGTCATTTCTGGAGGATCTATTTCTGGTGCCTGAAGAGTTTTACCTTCCGGCCGTACGAATCAACCAGTTTGTTGAGACCAACGCGCCGTTTTATCCGAGCTTTGATTACGCTAAAATGGCGGGCTACATCCGCGAGTTTGGCCTAACCGGCAATCAGAAGCTGAATGAACTTTCGTATGGGCAGAAAAAGAAAGTATTGATCGGATTTGGTCTGGCAACTAATACAGCAGTACTGCTTATGGATGAACCCACCAATGGCCTAGACATTCCGTCGAAGAGCCAGTTTCGACGGTTGGTGGCCGGAGCCGTGAATGAAAACCGGACAGTCGTGATTTCCACCCATCAGGTGCGCGACCTCGAAGCCCTGATCGACCCCATCGTAATCCTGGCCGAACGGTCGCGTTCGCACATGACCGTTGCCCTGAAAGCTACGGTGGAGGAAGTCACGGCCCGGCTTTGGTTCGGTCTGGTGCCTGAATTAGACAAAAACAGAGCAATACTCTATTCAGAACGGGCGGTGGGTGGCTATGCTATTGTGGCCGAAAACCCGACAGGCGAACCTAGTCGGCTGGATCTGGAACGGCTTTTCAATGCCGTACAGGCCGAACCCGCGCGTATTCAGCAATTGTTTTCCGCTACCTCAACCCTTGTAAACGCATGA
- a CDS encoding transcriptional regulator, GntR family (PFAM: regulatory protein GntR HTH~SMART: regulatory protein GntR HTH~KEGG: vsp:VS_II1187 transcriptional regulator), which produces MDFRDKQAIYLQIAEHVSEQILLGHWSANEKIPSVRELAAELEVNPNTVMRTYEFLNQQGVIANKRGIGYFATDDAVDKIRTYRREQFLQNDLPLFFKNLTLLGIDLREIETRYDEYINAPTNAQ; this is translated from the coding sequence ATGGATTTTCGAGATAAACAAGCCATCTATCTACAGATCGCCGAACATGTGAGTGAGCAGATTCTGCTGGGTCACTGGTCGGCGAACGAGAAAATTCCGTCGGTTCGTGAACTGGCAGCGGAACTGGAAGTAAACCCAAATACCGTCATGAGAACCTACGAATTTTTGAACCAGCAGGGGGTTATTGCCAACAAACGGGGTATTGGCTACTTCGCTACCGACGATGCCGTCGATAAAATTAGAACCTACCGGCGTGAGCAGTTTTTGCAGAACGACCTGCCTTTGTTCTTTAAGAACCTAACCTTGTTGGGTATCGACCTCCGCGAAATTGAAACCCGTTACGACGAATACATAAACGCCCCAACGAACGCGCAATGA
- a CDS encoding Protein of unknown function DUF2309 (PFAM: Protein of unknown function DUF2309~KEGG: avn:Avin_17870 hypothetical protein), whose product MKTHNSIFDEHHLLHELKHYLPAQAPLKDFVHHNTLHSFQNLRFDKALHKASELFGYKTLLSLDEYRSFYASQRIRKDVLQRVIIQHKGAELAAEWSQKVLNKPYTTAFQPRIGSLRANWKKEHHVDLDSLVHPLLFRILCSYLDQGISIWNFPVRDKDFLSSMRELEETSFTSVFRTKAAKDLFRHGDCSIASLLDKLVGDESLYDQYLFDQQFAHSGWSGLVGVIEDLPQTLLDTRKISLHDLIVFELLLEIDAINYQLGKDWAPMRSWLMHTPVPLFADVPDTELSDVMTIWQEAFEWSYYDQVIAGLELEERNEVRIPAKTFQAMFCIDDRECSFRRYLEDLDHSCETFGTPGFFGVDCFFQPEEGKYYTKICPVPLSPKHLIKEIDSKNKRQRDLHFNKHAHSFHSGWLISQTLGFWAALRLFANIFKPTMTPAAASSFKHMDHLSKLTIENEHPQDMENGLQIGYSVDEMAVRVEGLLKSIGLVEDFASVVYVVGHGASSVNNPHYAAYDCGACSGRAGSVNARAISYMANHAKVRAILSAKGLTIPDTTQFIGALHDTTRDEIAFFDEASLTPENFEKHKQNKRTFETALDYNAKERSRRFESIDSRASLKRIHEKIRERSVSLFEPRPELNHATNALTIVGRRSLTKGLFLDRRSFLNSYDYRVDPDGKYLFNILKAAAPVCGGINLEYFFSRVDNQQLGAGTKLPHNVMGLIGVANGMDGDLRPGLPSQMIEVHDPVRMFFIIEQFPDVVLDVIKQSSATYEWFINEWVHLVVVNPETQKFFVFKEGAFTPYEPIIHHVDTIKNIAPLLETHQEDLPVYLLS is encoded by the coding sequence ATGAAAACACACAATTCTATATTTGACGAACACCACCTTCTTCATGAGTTGAAGCACTATCTTCCTGCTCAGGCACCCTTAAAGGACTTTGTTCATCATAACACGTTACACTCGTTTCAGAATTTACGGTTCGATAAGGCGCTGCACAAAGCATCGGAGCTATTCGGTTATAAAACACTACTCTCACTGGACGAATACCGGTCTTTCTATGCCTCGCAGCGAATCCGGAAAGACGTGCTTCAACGGGTCATTATTCAGCACAAGGGAGCAGAACTGGCTGCGGAATGGTCGCAGAAGGTGCTGAATAAACCGTATACAACCGCTTTCCAACCCCGAATCGGTTCATTGCGGGCCAACTGGAAAAAGGAACATCATGTCGATCTGGATTCGCTGGTTCATCCGCTGCTGTTTCGGATTTTGTGCAGCTACCTCGATCAGGGGATTTCGATCTGGAACTTCCCGGTCCGTGACAAAGACTTTCTGTCGTCCATGCGCGAGCTGGAGGAAACAAGCTTCACCAGCGTGTTCAGGACAAAAGCGGCTAAAGACCTCTTCCGGCATGGCGACTGTAGTATAGCTAGTTTACTGGATAAGCTCGTTGGCGACGAATCGCTGTATGACCAATACCTGTTCGACCAGCAGTTTGCTCATTCGGGCTGGTCCGGGTTGGTGGGCGTAATCGAAGACTTGCCGCAAACGTTGCTGGATACCCGAAAAATATCCCTTCATGACCTGATTGTTTTTGAACTACTGCTCGAAATCGACGCCATAAACTACCAGTTGGGAAAAGACTGGGCACCTATGCGGAGCTGGCTGATGCACACGCCGGTTCCGCTCTTCGCCGACGTACCGGATACGGAGTTGAGTGACGTGATGACCATCTGGCAGGAAGCCTTCGAATGGAGTTATTACGATCAGGTTATTGCCGGACTTGAACTGGAAGAACGCAACGAAGTCCGAATCCCGGCGAAAACCTTCCAGGCGATGTTCTGCATCGACGACCGGGAGTGTTCGTTTCGTCGTTATCTGGAAGATCTGGATCATTCCTGCGAAACCTTCGGAACACCGGGTTTCTTTGGCGTCGATTGTTTTTTTCAACCCGAAGAAGGCAAGTACTATACCAAAATCTGTCCCGTTCCGCTTTCGCCAAAGCACCTGATCAAAGAAATTGACTCGAAGAACAAGCGACAGCGGGATTTACACTTCAACAAGCACGCGCATTCCTTTCATAGCGGCTGGTTAATTTCACAAACTCTGGGATTCTGGGCTGCTCTGCGGTTGTTTGCGAACATCTTCAAGCCAACCATGACCCCTGCGGCTGCTTCGTCGTTTAAGCACATGGACCATCTCTCGAAGCTCACAATTGAGAATGAGCATCCCCAAGACATGGAGAACGGCCTCCAAATTGGCTATTCTGTCGATGAGATGGCGGTGCGGGTTGAGGGGCTTCTGAAAAGTATTGGCCTGGTCGAAGACTTTGCTTCCGTTGTGTATGTGGTTGGCCACGGGGCCAGTAGCGTGAACAATCCGCACTATGCTGCCTATGACTGTGGCGCGTGTTCGGGCCGGGCGGGTTCGGTGAATGCCCGGGCCATATCGTACATGGCCAATCACGCCAAAGTACGGGCTATCCTCAGTGCCAAAGGGCTAACTATTCCCGATACAACCCAGTTTATTGGGGCGCTGCACGATACCACCCGCGATGAAATCGCTTTTTTCGATGAAGCCTCACTTACGCCCGAAAATTTTGAGAAACACAAGCAAAATAAACGAACCTTCGAAACCGCACTCGACTATAACGCCAAAGAACGGTCGAGACGCTTTGAGTCTATCGACAGTCGGGCCAGTCTGAAGCGGATTCACGAGAAGATCCGCGAGCGTTCGGTGTCGTTATTTGAGCCACGCCCTGAACTGAACCACGCCACCAACGCCCTTACTATTGTAGGTCGGCGGTCGCTCACAAAGGGCTTGTTCCTGGACCGGCGGTCGTTCCTGAACTCCTACGATTACCGCGTGGACCCCGATGGTAAATATCTGTTTAATATTCTCAAAGCGGCTGCGCCCGTATGTGGCGGCATCAACCTCGAATATTTCTTTTCGAGAGTGGATAACCAGCAACTGGGGGCTGGAACCAAGCTGCCCCACAATGTAATGGGCCTGATTGGTGTGGCTAACGGGATGGACGGCGATTTACGCCCGGGATTGCCCAGCCAGATGATTGAAGTGCATGACCCCGTACGGATGTTCTTCATTATCGAGCAGTTTCCGGATGTAGTGCTGGATGTCATTAAACAGTCGAGTGCGACCTATGAGTGGTTCATCAATGAATGGGTACATCTGGTGGTTGTAAACCCCGAAACGCAGAAGTTCTTCGTGTTCAAAGAAGGGGCCTTTACGCCGTATGAGCCCATAATTCATCATGTGGATACGATAAAAAATATTGCCCCATTGCTCGAAACCCACCAGGAAGACCTTCCTGTTTACCTACTTTCTTAA
- a CDS encoding NADH dehydrogenase (quinone) (PFAM: NADH/Ubiquinone/plastoquinone (complex I); NADH-Ubiquinone oxidoreductase (complex I) chain 5/L domain protein~KEGG: avn:Avin_17880 NADH-ubiquinone oxidoreductase, chain 5) — translation MESFLQVFILLPVLGFLLLLLIPEKREKIISRTCFVIVGLHFVLSMSFLAYWLLTSRAELNLKDIVLLSSGNYEFLIDFYFDKITAVYLFVGAILTFLVTIYSRAYLHRETGYKRFFATILFFYTGYNITIFAGNFETLFIGWEILGITSFLLIAFYRNKYLPVKNAVKVFSVYRIGDVGLLLAMWMSHHLWHENITFIKLGDYALVHEHLQTHSFIGVFISLMILASAAAKSAQLPFSSWLPRAMEGPTPSSAIFYGSLAVHLGVFLLLRTYPFWEQQTSVRVLIVALGLITTVVSTGIARVQSSIKAQIAYASIAQIGLMFIEVAVGLESLALFHFAGNAFLRTYQLLVSPSVVSYLIREQFYTFYPSQRSLEDFLPKKLANTFYMLGIKEWNLDSFLYRYLWNPLKWVGNLLDFITLNTLLTVFVPFYLVGLFCLYNRNLVPEPILNCLPIAFSFTAVVMVLKSFTKRNRARMAWLLTIFNHFFVVLAISFNERFNYSSQGLLYLSGVFVAGIVGFVCLSRLKAAEKSLNLQQFHGYSHKYPRLAFLFLLACLGVSGFPITPTFIGEDLMFSHIHENQAVLALFTALSFIIDGLAIIRIYARIFLGPYEKSMYEMAYRSY, via the coding sequence ATGGAATCGTTTCTTCAAGTTTTTATTTTGCTGCCTGTTCTCGGGTTTCTACTTCTATTGTTAATTCCTGAGAAAAGGGAAAAGATCATCTCCCGGACTTGCTTCGTTATCGTCGGTTTGCATTTCGTGTTGTCGATGAGTTTTTTAGCTTACTGGCTTCTAACGAGTCGGGCAGAGCTTAACCTCAAAGATATTGTGCTGCTTAGCTCAGGTAATTATGAGTTTCTGATCGACTTCTACTTCGATAAAATCACCGCTGTTTACCTGTTCGTTGGGGCCATTTTAACGTTTCTCGTAACTATTTACAGCCGGGCTTATCTCCACCGGGAAACGGGTTACAAGCGTTTTTTTGCGACCATTCTGTTCTTTTACACTGGGTATAACATTACCATTTTTGCGGGCAATTTCGAGACGCTGTTCATTGGCTGGGAGATTCTGGGTATCACATCGTTCCTCCTGATTGCTTTCTACCGAAACAAGTACCTGCCAGTGAAAAATGCTGTAAAAGTGTTTTCGGTATACCGAATCGGCGACGTTGGTCTGCTGCTGGCCATGTGGATGAGCCACCACCTGTGGCACGAAAACATTACGTTTATTAAACTGGGCGATTATGCGCTGGTGCACGAGCATCTGCAAACGCACAGCTTCATTGGCGTATTTATTTCGCTCATGATTCTGGCGTCGGCAGCGGCCAAGTCGGCGCAGCTTCCCTTTTCGTCCTGGTTACCCCGTGCTATGGAGGGGCCTACGCCATCCAGTGCCATATTTTACGGGTCGCTGGCCGTGCACCTGGGTGTTTTTCTGTTGCTGAGAACCTATCCATTCTGGGAGCAGCAAACATCGGTACGCGTCCTGATTGTAGCCCTGGGTTTGATCACAACCGTCGTTTCTACAGGTATTGCCCGGGTTCAGTCGTCCATTAAAGCGCAGATTGCGTATGCGTCTATTGCGCAGATAGGGCTGATGTTTATTGAAGTGGCGGTTGGTTTGGAGAGTCTGGCGTTATTCCACTTTGCCGGAAATGCCTTTCTGAGAACCTACCAGCTACTGGTGTCTCCATCGGTCGTGAGTTACCTGATTCGTGAGCAATTCTACACGTTCTATCCGTCGCAGCGGTCGCTGGAAGATTTTCTGCCCAAGAAACTGGCCAATACATTTTACATGCTGGGTATCAAGGAGTGGAATTTAGATTCGTTTCTGTATCGGTACTTGTGGAATCCGTTAAAATGGGTAGGTAACCTGCTTGATTTCATAACCCTGAATACGCTCCTGACTGTTTTTGTGCCGTTCTACCTGGTTGGGCTGTTCTGTCTTTATAATCGCAACCTTGTTCCTGAGCCGATATTAAATTGTCTGCCCATTGCCTTTTCATTTACGGCAGTGGTTATGGTACTGAAGTCGTTTACGAAACGAAACCGGGCACGAATGGCGTGGTTATTGACCATCTTCAATCACTTCTTTGTCGTACTGGCTATTTCATTCAACGAAAGATTTAACTACTCATCCCAGGGATTACTCTACCTAAGTGGTGTTTTTGTGGCGGGTATTGTTGGGTTCGTCTGCCTGAGTCGTCTGAAGGCGGCCGAGAAGAGCCTTAACCTCCAGCAGTTTCATGGCTATTCGCATAAGTACCCCCGGCTGGCGTTCCTATTTTTGCTGGCTTGTTTGGGCGTTTCAGGCTTTCCCATTACGCCGACGTTCATTGGTGAGGATTTGATGTTTAGCCATATTCACGAAAACCAGGCTGTGTTAGCGTTGTTCACCGCGCTGAGCTTCATCATCGACGGGTTGGCTATCATCCGAATCTACGCCCGGATATTCCTAGGTCCCTACGAAAAGTCGATGTACGAAATGGCGTACCGGTCGTACTAA
- a CDS encoding conserved hypothetical protein (KEGG: mrd:Mrad2831_5494 hypothetical protein) encodes MKTLLKSEELIQFLAAIYLFSRLSFAWWWFPALLLLPDISMVGYLINPAVGAVLYNIAHHKGLGIVIGLIGLALSNQYLMLAGVILFAHSSMDRVAGYGLKYADSFKHTSLETL; translated from the coding sequence ATGAAAACGCTCCTGAAATCCGAAGAATTAATCCAGTTTCTGGCCGCTATTTATTTGTTCTCCCGCCTGAGTTTCGCCTGGTGGTGGTTCCCCGCTCTGCTTCTGCTCCCGGATATCAGTATGGTTGGTTACCTGATTAATCCGGCCGTTGGCGCAGTATTGTACAACATCGCGCATCATAAAGGCCTTGGTATTGTCATTGGTCTGATTGGTCTTGCCCTTAGTAATCAATACCTGATGCTGGCCGGCGTTATCCTGTTTGCCCACTCCAGTATGGATCGGGTAGCGGGTTACGGACTGAAATACGCCGATAGCTTCAAACATACGAGTCTCGAAACCCTCTAG
- a CDS encoding Alpha-L-fucosidase (PFAM: glycoside hydrolase family 29 (alpha-L- fucosidase)~KEGG: ara:Arad_8058 alpha-L-fucosidase protein): MKKQITSILFSLLVSTSALAQQHSEQNHDKYVWPKDELVKKKLANWQDIKFGLLMHWGTYSEWGVVESWSLCPEDEGWCERRGPYAANWFEYKKAYENLQTTFNPTKFNPERWANAAKGAGMKYVVFTTKHHDGFCMFDTKLTDYKITDKKTPFSSNPRSNVTKEILGAFRQQGFMVGTYFSKPDWHTEDYWWTYFPPKDRNVSYDPKKYPDHWKKFSDFTYNQIEELMTGYGNVDILWLDGGWVRPASTIDSTVSWQRTIPYSQDINMARIAGMARQHQPGLLVVDRTVSGEFENYVTPEQSIPDHYMPIPWESCITMGDSWSYIPKENFKPARKLVQTLVDIVAKNGNLLLNIAPGPDGEWHEEAYQRLQEIGKWITVNGESIYGTKPLAPYRQGQWAFTSNNKAVYASYLPSESEQQLPASISLPALTVAPNAKVTVLGASQALKLTKTKDGFSVVVPEKVRQQLAGQPVWVFKIG; the protein is encoded by the coding sequence ATGAAAAAACAAATTACCTCCATTCTCTTCAGCTTACTGGTTTCGACATCGGCTCTGGCGCAACAGCACTCGGAGCAGAATCACGATAAATACGTCTGGCCCAAAGATGAACTGGTAAAGAAAAAACTGGCGAACTGGCAGGATATTAAGTTTGGCCTGCTCATGCACTGGGGCACTTACAGCGAGTGGGGCGTGGTGGAATCGTGGTCACTGTGCCCCGAAGATGAAGGCTGGTGCGAACGCAGAGGCCCCTATGCGGCCAATTGGTTCGAGTATAAAAAAGCGTACGAAAATCTGCAAACAACTTTCAACCCTACCAAATTCAATCCCGAACGCTGGGCCAATGCAGCAAAAGGGGCGGGCATGAAATACGTGGTTTTCACCACCAAACACCACGACGGCTTTTGCATGTTCGACACCAAGCTGACGGACTATAAGATCACTGATAAGAAAACCCCGTTCTCATCGAATCCGCGCAGTAACGTCACAAAAGAGATTCTTGGTGCTTTTCGTCAGCAGGGCTTTATGGTCGGCACGTATTTTTCCAAACCCGATTGGCATACCGAAGATTACTGGTGGACGTACTTTCCGCCCAAAGATCGTAACGTAAGCTACGACCCGAAAAAATACCCCGACCACTGGAAGAAGTTCAGCGATTTCACCTATAACCAGATCGAAGAACTAATGACCGGTTACGGCAACGTCGATATTCTGTGGCTCGACGGCGGCTGGGTTCGTCCGGCCAGCACCATCGACTCAACCGTTAGTTGGCAGCGCACGATCCCATACAGCCAGGATATAAACATGGCACGCATTGCCGGTATGGCGCGCCAGCATCAGCCGGGCCTTCTGGTTGTTGACCGGACGGTATCGGGCGAATTCGAGAATTACGTCACCCCGGAACAGTCTATCCCCGACCATTACATGCCCATTCCCTGGGAAAGCTGCATCACTATGGGCGATAGTTGGTCGTACATCCCTAAGGAGAATTTCAAACCCGCCCGTAAACTGGTTCAGACATTGGTTGATATCGTAGCCAAAAACGGGAATCTCTTACTTAACATTGCCCCCGGCCCCGATGGCGAATGGCACGAAGAAGCCTATCAGCGATTGCAGGAAATTGGCAAATGGATAACCGTAAACGGCGAGTCGATTTACGGCACCAAACCGTTGGCTCCCTACCGGCAAGGGCAATGGGCGTTCACCTCGAACAATAAGGCTGTTTATGCCTCCTACCTGCCCAGCGAGTCGGAACAGCAGCTTCCGGCCAGCATTTCATTACCGGCGCTTACCGTTGCGCCCAATGCTAAAGTGACCGTACTGGGTGCATCACAGGCCTTGAAGCTGACCAAAACAAAGGATGGTTTCAGCGTTGTCGTTCCCGAGAAGGTACGTCAGCAATTGGCTGGTCAACCCGTTTGGGTATTTAAAATTGGCTAA